The sequence GCCACAACTATAAAGGCTAAACTATTGAAGTCCGGATTTCGGTCAAGGTCATCGAGTATTGAACGGACGCCCTTTCGGGCCATCTCTTCGCCGAACACCAAAACTTTCACATGGCCGAGTACCAGAAGGCCGGTAACCTTTTTCTGCATCCTCTGGAGCCCATTAATAAGGGTGAACCCTTCCCTTTTTATAACTTGAGAGTCTTCTTTAGACTCCCGTTCAAATGTTGGAATGTCGGCAATTAATCTTATCATGCCTTCACTATGCTCTAACATATCAACCCCCAAGCCGAACACTATATTCAGGTTTTCCAGAGGTCTTTGATCCCAGCAGCCTGTAACCGCAGGCAGGAGTAGGGTCAGCAGGGATATGAGAAAACAGTTTAAAATTCTAGCTCCTTTCATTCCCTTTCACCAACCCCTTTACTAATGAGACTTGATAAAGAAACACCGGGATAATAAACATAGTACCGACGGCCATATAACCCACAATGTCCGCATATTTATAGGTCTGGACCACATTCCGGGGAATCAGGGCAGCTATAAATACAGCCAGTGCGACTACAGGTAATGCGTATTTATGGTGTTTTAACCTGAAAAGATGGCTGAAGCCGTAAAGGGAAACCATCATGGTCCCCGCAACAGTAATAAATATTGTCTGCATCCAGATTATGAGATAGAGCTGGTCGATCCTTTCAAAAAACGGAATACGAAATGTCTTGAGATAACCAATTATCGGCCAGAATATGCTGGTAGCCCTCCCAATGCCAAAAAAACCTACAATAAATACACAGGAAATAATATATACGGCAGTTACATAATGAATCACATACCACATTATCTTCATGTCATACTTTTTGTCTTTCAAAAAGGGATAGAAAACAAGGATGAATTCAAAACCGAAAAAGGAGTAAAATGATGCAGCCGTGGCTTTCAATATATTTTCTATCCCCGCCGCACCTACCGGCAGAAAATTTTCTGTATTGAAATTCTGTATATTAGCAAAATATATTACAATTGCCGGGAATATTATTATAGTAACAATTTCCGAATAGCGGCCAAGGACTGTTATATCCCCTCTGAGGAGATAGGTTACTACTAATAAAATTAGCAGAATTACAACTGTCTGCGGTGTTCTGATAAGGCCCACAGAGGCTATGATATCGCTGTATATCCTTGTAACCACAGCTGAACCCGCTATCCCAAACAGAGTATAATAAATAGCTATAACCGCCCCAAAAAACCTCCCCAGAAGGGTTTCGCTCATCTCAAAGACATTGCTGTCCGGGAATTTCCTGCACAGAAGGACGCTTATGGTACCCCCAATTAAAACCAGCCCCCCTCCTACCAGCAGTGAAATCCAGAGGTCATGGCCGGCAGTCTGGCCCAAATCTTTGGGGAGGCTCAGAATTCCCGTGCCGATCATAACCCCTGTAAGCAGGCTGAACATCTGGAAATTGGTTAAGGTCTTGTGTTTAGGTATCGTCCTCATCTTTGCGCTGTTCCTCCATCGGCCTCATTCTTTCAACATTTTCACTCTGTAAAGAAAAGGGATATTTTTTCATAAGGAAAATGGGAACCCTAACGATAAAATCCTTCATGTCAGAAATATTAAATGGCGCTATGGGAGTTAAATAGGGGATACCGAAGGATTCCAGATAACAGAGGTGGATAAAGATCACCGCCCAGGCGATCGAAATCCCGTACCCTCACAAATAACCCGCGAGGATTATTATCGGAAACCGCATAATCCTGGAACTCAGTGAAGCATTATAATTAGGGACCGTAAAAGACCCGAGAATAGTAATGGCCAGCACGATAACCAGGATTGGGCTTACCAGATTGGCCTTAACCGCGGCATCCCCTATTACAAGGGCCCCTACTATTCCTATAGTCTGACCTATAGTTCCGGGCAGGCGAATACTGGCTTCCCTTAAAATCTCAACTGTCGCTTCCATAAGCAGCGTTTCCGTAAGTGGTGAAAACGGCAGCCCCGCACGGGATTGGGCTATCGGTATAAGGAGTTTTGATGGAATCATCTCATAAT is a genomic window of Koleobacter methoxysyntrophicus containing:
- a CDS encoding GerAB/ArcD/ProY family transporter translates to MRTIPKHKTLTNFQMFSLLTGVMIGTGILSLPKDLGQTAGHDLWISLLVGGGLVLIGGTISVLLCRKFPDSNVFEMSETLLGRFFGAVIAIYYTLFGIAGSAVVTRIYSDIIASVGLIRTPQTVVILLILLVVTYLLRGDITVLGRYSEIVTIIIFPAIVIYFANIQNFNTENFLPVGAAGIENILKATAASFYSFFGFEFILVFYPFLKDKKYDMKIMWYVIHYVTAVYIISCVFIVGFFGIGRATSIFWPIIGYLKTFRIPFFERIDQLYLIIWMQTIFITVAGTMMVSLYGFSHLFRLKHHKYALPVVALAVFIAALIPRNVVQTYKYADIVGYMAVGTMFIIPVFLYQVSLVKGLVKGNERS